A region from the Hyalangium gracile genome encodes:
- the popD gene encoding PopC secretion inhibitor PopD, translating into MSRKQNGPGKSASGVFTLRAVPSVRGLPGRGHEESTTSEWIDVTVMPAESSPPQRSHAPRSRAELYQAGLAENARFRDSFMRWIEAHKLQGAVRSVSEPGGSLPMLTIRCAPRVLDQLRRTPEFEAGTTMPLELHS; encoded by the coding sequence ATGAGCAGGAAGCAGAATGGGCCGGGCAAGAGCGCCAGCGGCGTCTTCACGTTGCGGGCGGTCCCCTCGGTTCGAGGCCTGCCGGGGAGGGGCCACGAGGAGTCCACGACGTCCGAGTGGATCGACGTCACGGTGATGCCGGCGGAGAGCAGCCCTCCGCAGCGCTCACATGCGCCGCGCAGTCGGGCGGAGCTCTACCAGGCGGGCCTGGCGGAGAACGCGCGCTTTCGCGACAGCTTCATGCGCTGGATCGAGGCCCACAAGCTCCAGGGAGCCGTACGCTCCGTGAGCGAGCCGGGCGGCTCACTGCCCATGCTGACGATTCGCTGTGCGCCCCGCGTGCTGGACCAGCTGCGGCGTACGCCTGAGTTCGAAGCGGGCACGACGATGCCCCTCGAGCTTCACTCGTAG
- a CDS encoding zinc-binding dehydrogenase, with the protein MTARQVVIHRPGGYERLTREPLAIPVPKAGEVLVATEAIGVNYADCVIRMGLYASAKEFVGWPITPGFELQGAKVFGVTLFGGYSTHVVVPRHQLFPLPAHLASLGKLVIYGFHSMLPRQGGWPSWLKLAWDWLRTPRYNPLTLTNDNTSVLAFNLSYLFEQRDILSSAMARMLAWVEEGKLVAPPVSRFPLDQVADAHRALESGTTVGKLVLVP; encoded by the coding sequence ATGACGGCGCGTCAGGTGGTCATTCACCGCCCAGGAGGTTACGAACGACTCACCCGGGAGCCGCTGGCCATCCCCGTTCCGAAGGCGGGCGAGGTGCTCGTCGCCACCGAGGCCATCGGCGTGAACTATGCCGACTGCGTCATCCGCATGGGCCTGTATGCCTCGGCCAAGGAGTTCGTCGGCTGGCCCATCACTCCGGGCTTCGAGTTGCAGGGCGCCAAGGTGTTTGGCGTCACTCTGTTCGGTGGGTACTCCACCCATGTCGTGGTGCCTCGGCACCAGCTCTTTCCGTTGCCGGCGCACCTGGCCTCGCTGGGGAAGCTCGTCATCTATGGGTTCCACTCCATGCTGCCTCGCCAGGGCGGATGGCCCAGCTGGCTGAAGCTCGCCTGGGACTGGCTGCGGACTCCGCGCTACAACCCGCTCACCCTCACCAACGACAACACCAGCGTGCTGGCCTTCAACCTCTCCTACCTCTTCGAGCAGCGCGACATCCTCTCCAGCGCCATGGCCCGGATGCTCGCGTGGGTCGAGGAGGGCAAGCTCGTCGCGCCGCCGGTGTCACGCTTCCCGCTAGACCAGGTGGCCGACGCCCACCGCGCCCTCGAGTCGGGCACCACCGTGGGCAAGCTCGTGCTCGTGCCTTGA
- a CDS encoding 3-oxoacyl-ACP synthase III family protein gives MRYAQILSTGRYVPEKVITNADMDRMLGESVGDWLVQNVGIRERHVMADDQATSDLCVAAAKQALERAGTRPEELDLIVVATDTPDYLSPATSSVVQAKLGAPNAGTYDLNCACAGWVTALDVASKTIAADDSYKRILVVGAYGMTRYVNWKDKKTCTLFADGAGAVVLGAGDKPGFMGARLLANGEYHDALGIYTGGTSRPATAETLPLTGGKPAVQFVRKFPATFNTERWPQLLDILLKRAGLTLNDVGQFVFTQLNLRTIEATMKVLGQPMEKAHYTMDKWGYTGSACIPMTLDDAVEKGKVRRGDLVAFCASGGGLSMASALYRWTA, from the coding sequence ATGAGATACGCGCAGATCCTCTCCACCGGGCGCTACGTCCCCGAGAAGGTCATCACCAACGCCGACATGGACCGCATGCTGGGCGAGTCCGTGGGCGACTGGCTCGTGCAGAACGTGGGCATCCGCGAGCGGCACGTGATGGCGGATGACCAGGCCACCTCGGACCTCTGCGTGGCCGCCGCGAAGCAGGCCCTGGAGCGCGCGGGCACCCGCCCCGAGGAGCTGGACCTCATCGTCGTCGCCACGGACACGCCGGACTACCTCAGCCCGGCCACCTCCTCGGTGGTGCAGGCCAAGCTGGGGGCGCCGAACGCGGGCACGTACGACCTCAACTGCGCCTGCGCCGGCTGGGTGACGGCGCTGGACGTGGCCAGCAAGACCATCGCCGCGGACGACAGCTACAAGCGCATCCTCGTGGTGGGCGCGTACGGCATGACGCGCTACGTGAACTGGAAGGACAAGAAGACCTGCACGCTCTTCGCCGACGGCGCGGGCGCGGTGGTGCTGGGCGCCGGTGACAAGCCCGGCTTCATGGGCGCGCGGCTGCTGGCCAATGGCGAGTACCACGACGCGCTCGGCATCTACACCGGCGGCACGTCCCGTCCGGCCACCGCCGAGACGCTGCCGCTCACCGGCGGCAAGCCCGCGGTGCAGTTCGTCCGCAAGTTCCCCGCCACCTTCAACACCGAGCGCTGGCCGCAGCTGCTGGACATCCTGCTCAAGCGCGCCGGGCTGACGCTGAACGACGTGGGCCAGTTCGTCTTCACCCAGCTCAACCTGCGCACCATCGAGGCCACCATGAAGGTGCTCGGCCAGCCGATGGAGAAGGCGCACTACACCATGGACAAGTGGGGCTACACGGGCTCGGCCTGCATCCCCATGACGCTGGATGACGCGGTGGAGAAGGGCAAGGTGCGGCGCGGGGACCTGGTGGCCTTCTGCGCCAGCGGCGGCGGGCTCTCCATGGCCTCGGCGCTCTACCGCTGGACGGCCTGA
- a CDS encoding serine hydrolase: protein MLQTALLVLLTAAPSGPDSLRDALQERIAQVKGASVAVVYRNLGNPKDTVSLEAERSFHAASTMKVPVMIEFFRQVDAGKLSLEQPVPLVNQFHSIVDGSPYALDSKEDEDAALYERLGKPVPARELVQRMITRSSNLATNSVIALVDAKHVTQTVRGLGAAKLTVLRGVEDGKAYQKGLNNTATAGDLATLLAAIEQGKAASASSTQAMRDILLAQELNAEIPAGLPPGTRVAHKTGQIRGVLHDAAIVYPAGRAPYILVVLTSGIPDEKVARALIVDLSRSVYAHASRP from the coding sequence ATGCTCCAGACCGCTCTGCTCGTCCTGCTCACGGCAGCTCCCTCCGGTCCCGACTCCCTGCGCGACGCTCTCCAGGAGCGCATCGCCCAGGTGAAGGGCGCCTCCGTGGCCGTCGTCTATCGGAACCTGGGCAACCCGAAGGACACCGTCTCCCTGGAGGCGGAGCGCTCCTTCCACGCCGCCAGCACCATGAAGGTGCCGGTGATGATCGAGTTCTTCCGGCAGGTGGACGCCGGCAAGCTGTCGCTCGAGCAGCCCGTCCCGCTCGTCAACCAGTTCCACTCCATCGTGGATGGCTCGCCGTACGCGCTGGACTCGAAGGAGGACGAGGACGCGGCCCTCTACGAGCGCCTGGGCAAGCCCGTCCCGGCGCGCGAGCTCGTCCAGCGGATGATCACCCGCTCGAGCAACCTGGCGACCAACTCCGTCATCGCCCTGGTGGACGCGAAGCACGTCACCCAGACGGTGCGCGGCCTGGGCGCCGCGAAGCTGACGGTGCTGCGCGGCGTGGAGGACGGGAAGGCGTACCAGAAGGGGCTCAACAACACCGCCACCGCGGGCGACCTGGCCACGCTGCTGGCCGCCATCGAGCAGGGCAAGGCGGCCTCGGCGAGCTCCACCCAGGCCATGCGCGACATCCTCCTGGCCCAGGAGCTGAACGCGGAGATTCCCGCCGGCCTGCCGCCGGGCACGCGCGTGGCGCACAAGACGGGGCAGATTCGCGGCGTCCTGCACGACGCGGCCATCGTCTACCCGGCCGGCCGGGCGCCCTACATCCTGGTGGTGCTCACCAGCGGCATCCCGGACGAGAAGGTGGCCCGCGCCCTCATCGTGGACCTCTCCCGGAGCGTGTACGCGCACGCCTCCAGGCCCTGA
- a CDS encoding SDR family oxidoreductase — protein sequence MQLKDLKVVVTGGAQGMGAHFAQRLHEAGAQVAVGDISEEKLAALPAGIHRRKLDVSNEEDCIAFVSWAHQAMGGLNGLINNAGILRDALLVKKDKTTGQVKKLSTADWNAVIGVNLTGATFMVREVVAKMVETEQKPGVIVNMSSIARHGNRGQSNYVSAKAALAANTVTWSKEFAPFGIRVGAIAPGMIETPMTQGMNQKARDALVANIPVGRIGLPEDIWVAVKFVLECDYFNGRTIDVDGGLAF from the coding sequence ATGCAGCTCAAGGACCTGAAGGTGGTGGTGACGGGCGGTGCCCAGGGCATGGGTGCCCACTTCGCGCAGCGGCTCCACGAGGCCGGCGCCCAGGTGGCCGTGGGTGACATCAGCGAGGAGAAGCTCGCCGCGCTGCCCGCCGGCATCCACCGCCGCAAGCTGGACGTGTCCAACGAGGAGGACTGCATCGCCTTCGTGAGCTGGGCGCACCAGGCCATGGGCGGCCTCAACGGCCTCATCAACAACGCGGGCATCCTGCGCGACGCCCTGCTGGTGAAGAAGGACAAGACCACCGGCCAGGTGAAGAAGCTCAGCACCGCGGACTGGAACGCCGTCATCGGCGTCAACCTCACCGGCGCCACCTTCATGGTGCGCGAGGTGGTGGCCAAGATGGTGGAGACCGAGCAGAAGCCCGGCGTCATCGTCAACATGTCCTCCATCGCCCGCCACGGAAACCGCGGCCAGTCCAACTACGTCTCCGCCAAGGCGGCGCTCGCCGCCAACACCGTCACCTGGTCCAAGGAGTTCGCTCCGTTCGGCATCCGCGTGGGCGCCATCGCCCCGGGGATGATCGAGACGCCGATGACTCAGGGCATGAACCAGAAGGCCCGCGACGCGCTGGTGGCCAACATCCCCGTGGGCCGCATCGGCCTGCCCGAGGACATCTGGGTCGCCGTGAAGTTCGTCCTCGAGTGCGACTACTTCAACGGCCGCACCATCGACGTGGACGGCGGCCTCGCCTTCTGA
- a CDS encoding TetR/AcrR family transcriptional regulator, with the protein MNRPSTSSERMLPVTPRGQKTRQKLLRAAEAIFGEKGYERASIADITRKSGVALGTFYVYFPDKQSIFVEVVDELGERLRRLIAEAVAGLTHRIDVEREGLRTFFEFAREHPNLYRVVRQAEFVDEACYRRYYDRFAKGYVRGLTQAMEAGEIRDMDAETLAYCLMGIGDFLGMRWIIWEEDPGLERVLDTAMSLIRHGLDPRPAPRAGKAPAKSAAKATTPSARRGARPARNTLRSTT; encoded by the coding sequence ATGAATCGCCCTTCAACTTCATCCGAGCGCATGCTCCCCGTGACGCCTCGGGGCCAGAAGACCCGCCAGAAGCTGCTGCGGGCTGCCGAGGCCATCTTCGGGGAGAAGGGCTACGAGCGGGCATCCATCGCGGATATTACCCGCAAGAGCGGCGTCGCGCTCGGCACCTTCTACGTCTACTTCCCGGACAAGCAGTCGATTTTCGTGGAGGTGGTGGACGAGCTGGGTGAGCGCCTGCGCCGCCTCATCGCCGAGGCCGTGGCCGGGCTCACCCACCGCATCGACGTGGAGCGCGAGGGCCTGCGCACCTTCTTCGAGTTCGCCCGCGAGCACCCCAACCTCTACCGCGTGGTCCGCCAGGCCGAGTTCGTCGACGAGGCCTGCTACCGCCGCTACTACGACCGCTTCGCCAAGGGCTACGTGCGCGGGCTCACCCAGGCCATGGAGGCCGGGGAGATCCGCGACATGGATGCGGAGACGCTCGCCTACTGCCTGATGGGCATCGGCGACTTCCTCGGCATGCGCTGGATCATCTGGGAAGAGGACCCCGGCCTGGAGCGCGTGCTGGACACCGCCATGTCCCTCATCCGCCATGGCCTGGATCCACGCCCGGCCCCTCGGGCCGGCAAGGCCCCCGCGAAGTCGGCCGCCAAGGCCACCACCCCTTCCGCCAGGCGCGGCGCTCGTCCCGCGCGCAACACCCTCCGGAGCACGACATGA
- a CDS encoding acyl-CoA synthetase produces MFIGDWMGRGALYWPEHVAVVDVARGEAGRFTYRALNARAEALGGWLRDVAGVKRGDRVGLVAHNGVEYLDVLFACGKIGAVFVPYNWRLHANELTDLVRDTTPRVLLFGDDFQDNVRQVKERIGDSLRLVHLESSSLPGSMPYAETLLHRAATPVKNDAVDAEDILCLLFTGGTTGRSKGAMVSYRMVAWNTLNTLVHEVLPADVTITHTPMFHTGGLLVYTVPLLTVGGTVVIMRRWDPEELLSLVQREKVTLFFAVPTQYQQLLDSPSFRSTSFSSVRFMTSGGAPLPVPLIQAWQAVHSVPFKQGFGMTEFGPGIFSMGPEFAISKAGSIGRPNYFIDARLVDDDGREVPVGQVGELVLKAPSMCSGYFNDEAATKEAIDAQGWFHTGDLARKDADGFFTIAGRKKDMFISGGENVYPLELETALYEHPCVQQCSVVGVPDAKWGEVGRAFVVLKPGTTATPEELLTHLRERVARFKVPKRVELMERLPVSPAGKILKRELREAAIAADARGQSQGG; encoded by the coding sequence ATGTTCATCGGCGACTGGATGGGCCGCGGGGCCCTGTACTGGCCAGAGCACGTGGCCGTGGTGGATGTGGCTCGGGGCGAGGCTGGCCGCTTCACCTACCGCGCGCTCAACGCTCGCGCCGAGGCGCTGGGCGGCTGGCTGCGCGACGTGGCGGGCGTGAAGCGCGGGGACCGGGTGGGCCTGGTGGCCCACAACGGCGTGGAGTACCTGGACGTCCTCTTCGCCTGCGGGAAGATCGGCGCCGTCTTCGTGCCCTACAACTGGCGCCTGCACGCCAACGAGCTCACGGACCTGGTGCGTGACACCACGCCGCGCGTGCTCCTCTTCGGGGACGACTTCCAGGACAACGTGCGCCAGGTGAAGGAGCGCATCGGCGACTCGCTGCGCCTGGTCCACCTGGAGTCCAGCAGCCTGCCGGGCAGCATGCCGTACGCGGAGACGCTGCTGCACCGCGCCGCCACGCCCGTGAAGAACGACGCGGTGGACGCCGAGGACATCCTCTGCCTGCTCTTCACCGGCGGCACCACGGGGCGCTCCAAGGGCGCCATGGTGTCCTACCGCATGGTGGCGTGGAACACGCTCAACACGCTGGTGCACGAGGTGCTGCCCGCGGACGTCACCATCACCCACACGCCCATGTTCCACACGGGCGGGCTGCTCGTGTACACCGTGCCGCTGCTCACCGTGGGCGGCACCGTCGTCATCATGCGCCGGTGGGACCCCGAGGAGCTGCTCTCCCTCGTCCAGCGCGAGAAGGTGACGCTCTTCTTCGCGGTGCCCACGCAGTACCAGCAGCTGCTGGACTCGCCCAGCTTCCGCTCCACCAGCTTCTCCAGCGTGCGCTTCATGACGAGCGGGGGCGCGCCCCTGCCGGTGCCCCTCATCCAGGCGTGGCAGGCCGTGCACTCGGTGCCCTTCAAGCAGGGCTTCGGGATGACCGAGTTCGGCCCCGGCATCTTCAGCATGGGGCCGGAGTTCGCCATCTCCAAGGCGGGCTCCATCGGCCGGCCCAACTACTTCATCGACGCGCGGCTGGTGGATGACGACGGCCGCGAGGTGCCCGTGGGCCAGGTGGGTGAGCTCGTCCTCAAGGCCCCCTCCATGTGCTCCGGCTACTTCAACGACGAGGCCGCCACGAAGGAGGCCATCGACGCGCAGGGCTGGTTCCACACCGGGGACCTGGCCCGCAAGGACGCGGACGGCTTCTTCACCATCGCCGGCCGCAAGAAGGACATGTTCATCTCCGGCGGCGAGAACGTGTACCCGCTGGAGCTGGAGACGGCCCTCTACGAGCACCCCTGCGTGCAGCAGTGCTCGGTGGTGGGCGTGCCCGACGCGAAGTGGGGCGAGGTGGGGCGCGCCTTCGTGGTGCTCAAGCCCGGCACCACCGCCACTCCGGAGGAGCTGCTGACGCACCTGCGCGAGCGCGTGGCGCGCTTCAAGGTGCCCAAGCGGGTGGAGCTCATGGAGCGGCTGCCCGTGTCTCCCGCCGGGAAGATCCTCAAGCGAGAGCTGAGGGAGGCCGCCATCGCGGCGGACGCACGGGGGCAGTCGCAGGGCGGGTGA
- a CDS encoding lipase family protein, which yields MRLRSSLSLLGALCLGSLSVGCGEGTELAEVSTEVPETELATQESAATTTGVTPHFRAWLEANGYEPQYNLVRADLSGGSYGGKASSTDTVVNQPVIFIHGNSDKAIGTGTVGQTGWNASIDYFVSRGYKPSELYATTWGPASAAMSPYQYHSKTNVMKVRKFIEAVKAYTGAAKVDIIAHSMGVTLARKAILGGYATDALEGGKYYVGAPLTASVDTFVGIAGANRGLTSCYQSGGSTYTCAATNGLYPGYWNGVGVSGRSAFLTDLMASSGYEGAYRYSIWSTVDEVIGYGNVVYYDYTSRLPGQTGEKVYSAVPYGHFNSKDLTQAVQYSMVRNHTVP from the coding sequence ATGCGTCTGCGCTCATCCCTGTCTTTGCTGGGTGCGCTGTGCCTGGGCTCGCTGTCCGTCGGCTGCGGCGAGGGCACCGAGCTGGCGGAAGTCTCCACTGAAGTGCCCGAAACGGAGCTGGCCACGCAGGAGTCAGCGGCCACGACGACGGGCGTCACCCCGCACTTCCGCGCCTGGCTCGAGGCCAACGGCTACGAGCCCCAGTACAACCTGGTCCGCGCGGACCTGTCGGGCGGCAGCTACGGCGGCAAGGCGAGCAGCACCGACACGGTGGTGAACCAGCCGGTCATCTTCATCCACGGCAACTCGGACAAGGCCATCGGCACGGGCACCGTGGGCCAGACGGGCTGGAACGCCTCCATCGATTACTTCGTGTCCCGGGGCTACAAGCCGAGCGAGCTGTACGCGACGACGTGGGGCCCGGCGAGCGCGGCGATGTCGCCCTACCAGTACCACTCGAAGACGAACGTGATGAAGGTGCGCAAGTTCATCGAGGCGGTGAAGGCGTACACCGGCGCGGCGAAGGTGGACATCATCGCGCACTCCATGGGCGTGACGCTGGCGCGCAAGGCCATCCTCGGCGGCTACGCGACCGACGCGCTCGAGGGCGGCAAGTACTACGTGGGCGCGCCGCTCACCGCCTCGGTGGACACCTTCGTGGGCATCGCGGGCGCCAACCGCGGCCTGACGAGCTGCTACCAGTCGGGCGGCTCGACGTACACCTGCGCCGCCACCAACGGCCTGTACCCGGGCTACTGGAACGGCGTCGGCGTCTCGGGCCGCTCGGCGTTCCTGACCGACCTGATGGCCAGCAGCGGCTACGAGGGCGCCTACCGCTACTCCATCTGGTCCACCGTGGATGAAGTCATCGGCTACGGCAACGTCGTCTACTACGACTACACCTCTCGCCTCCCCGGGCAGACGGGCGAGAAGGTGTACTCGGCGGTGCCGTACGGCCACTTCAACTCGAAGGACCTCACGCAGGCCGTGCAGTACAGCATGGTGCGAAACCACACCGTCCCGTAG
- a CDS encoding alpha/beta fold hydrolase, with product MKTPRAAALLLLSAALASGCVRSYRHEPPLPFQDFPYTSLQGQPWPMKRVALPKTAQTYGVATVPEMAYVELNPEGARTLVFIHGLGSYLKFWRYQLDAFAAQGYRVIAVDLPGYGKSDKPATFPYTMEAMADAVRELVVALGIQKPVLVGHSMGGQTALSYAIRYPEEPAALVLTSPAGFEKFTWKDKAWLKRAFSSTLIKSSPEYAIWGSVRQANFARWRPELEWLIEERVRVVATPDFDSYAYANVRTVDGLSHNDFVRDNLGHIQAPTLIVFGEDDRLIPNPFLHGGRARAIMEYGHAGIPGSQLVGLDRCGHSVQLDCPQEYNAAVSAFLQKLPASGAPTQETPPATEPATAPAAAGEQPPPTP from the coding sequence ATGAAGACTCCTCGCGCCGCCGCGCTCCTGCTGCTCTCCGCCGCGCTCGCCTCGGGCTGTGTCCGCTCCTACCGCCACGAGCCGCCGCTGCCCTTCCAGGACTTCCCCTACACCTCGCTCCAGGGCCAGCCGTGGCCGATGAAGCGCGTGGCCCTGCCGAAGACGGCGCAGACCTATGGGGTGGCCACCGTCCCCGAGATGGCCTACGTGGAGCTCAACCCCGAGGGCGCTCGCACCCTCGTCTTCATCCACGGGCTGGGCTCGTACCTGAAGTTCTGGCGCTACCAGCTCGACGCCTTCGCCGCGCAGGGCTACCGCGTCATCGCCGTGGACCTGCCCGGCTACGGCAAGTCCGACAAGCCGGCCACGTTCCCGTACACCATGGAGGCCATGGCGGACGCGGTGCGCGAGCTGGTGGTGGCGCTCGGCATCCAGAAGCCCGTGCTGGTGGGCCACTCGATGGGCGGGCAGACGGCGCTCTCCTACGCCATCCGCTACCCGGAGGAGCCCGCCGCGCTCGTGCTCACCTCGCCGGCCGGCTTCGAGAAGTTCACCTGGAAGGACAAGGCGTGGCTCAAGCGCGCCTTCAGCTCCACCCTCATCAAGAGCTCGCCCGAGTACGCCATCTGGGGCAGCGTGCGGCAGGCCAACTTCGCGCGCTGGCGCCCGGAGCTCGAGTGGCTCATCGAGGAGCGCGTGCGCGTGGTGGCCACGCCGGACTTCGACTCGTACGCCTACGCCAACGTCCGCACCGTGGACGGGCTGTCCCACAACGACTTCGTGCGCGACAACCTCGGCCACATCCAGGCGCCGACCCTCATCGTCTTCGGCGAGGATGACCGGCTCATCCCCAACCCGTTCCTCCACGGCGGGCGGGCCCGCGCCATCATGGAGTACGGCCACGCGGGCATCCCGGGCTCCCAGCTGGTGGGGCTGGATCGCTGCGGCCACTCGGTGCAGCTCGACTGCCCCCAGGAGTACAACGCGGCGGTGAGCGCGTTCCTCCAGAAGCTGCCGGCCAGCGGGGCGCCCACGCAGGAGACGCCCCCCGCGACCGAGCCGGCGACGGCCCCGGCGGCGGCGGGAGAGCAGCCGCCGCCGACGCCTTGA
- the popC gene encoding subtilisin-like protease PopC, protein MKSYLLVPKESIETQARVGVRGTTRGERQLQRSTALRFVGAERAAEALQQLGLRSATLPGARPSVSEPSGGKRGKRGRRGASNKVAATPIPGPVQELTGSEAGSYRYMPLIGATMAHFYSDTAERSARGELSRDFEFIPDVVPLSFPGPVAGETGPRNRGMASLAEREWPAECGVPLAHAQGIRGAGVMLGILDTGIDADRPEHASKVVQFRYVSLFPNSPHTPARDVRGFDPDGHGTHVAGIAAGVHHGVAPEVDLYVASVIESETIRTSLGRVAAGMEWLLHQFSRPENSTRPAVVNMSLGFPVQCPPGIGEADYRLNLRALQTMIRRLLDSNVLPVVAAGNSGPNTVGYPAGFPEALAIGAVDFDRKVASFSASGAVGKRSVPDVMGYGVNIYSSTERRCNNQAFYERMSGTSMAAPYVAGIAALYRCRAPDLTALEVKDLILANAVKLKRSAVHRTGKGLAVYR, encoded by the coding sequence ATGAAGTCCTATCTATTGGTTCCCAAGGAGAGCATCGAGACCCAGGCGCGCGTGGGGGTGAGGGGAACGACGCGGGGCGAGCGGCAGCTCCAGCGTTCCACGGCGCTTCGCTTCGTCGGCGCCGAGCGCGCCGCCGAGGCCCTGCAGCAGCTCGGCCTGCGCTCGGCGACACTGCCCGGCGCGCGGCCTTCGGTCAGCGAACCCAGCGGCGGCAAGCGCGGCAAGCGCGGCAGGCGCGGCGCCAGCAACAAGGTGGCCGCCACGCCCATCCCCGGCCCGGTGCAGGAGCTGACCGGCTCGGAGGCTGGCTCGTACCGCTACATGCCGCTCATCGGCGCGACGATGGCGCACTTCTACTCGGACACGGCGGAGCGCTCCGCGCGCGGCGAGCTGTCGCGTGACTTCGAGTTCATCCCGGACGTGGTGCCGCTGTCCTTCCCCGGCCCGGTGGCCGGAGAGACGGGCCCGCGCAACCGCGGCATGGCCTCGCTGGCCGAGCGCGAGTGGCCCGCCGAGTGCGGCGTGCCCCTGGCTCATGCCCAGGGCATCCGCGGCGCCGGCGTCATGCTCGGCATCCTCGACACGGGCATCGACGCCGACCGCCCCGAGCACGCCAGCAAGGTGGTCCAGTTCCGCTACGTCTCGCTCTTCCCCAACTCGCCGCACACCCCGGCGCGAGACGTGCGCGGGTTTGATCCGGACGGCCATGGCACCCACGTGGCGGGCATCGCCGCGGGCGTGCACCACGGCGTGGCGCCGGAGGTGGACCTCTACGTCGCCTCGGTCATCGAGTCGGAGACCATCCGCACCAGCCTGGGCCGCGTGGCCGCGGGCATGGAGTGGCTGCTGCACCAGTTCTCGCGGCCGGAGAACTCCACGCGTCCCGCGGTGGTGAACATGTCGCTGGGCTTCCCGGTGCAGTGCCCGCCGGGCATCGGCGAGGCGGACTACCGCCTCAACCTGCGCGCCCTGCAGACCATGATTCGTCGCCTGCTCGACAGCAACGTCCTGCCCGTGGTCGCGGCAGGCAACAGTGGGCCGAACACGGTCGGTTACCCAGCAGGCTTTCCCGAGGCACTGGCCATCGGTGCAGTCGACTTCGACAGGAAAGTGGCCAGCTTCTCGGCCAGCGGAGCGGTAGGGAAGCGCTCCGTGCCGGATGTCATGGGTTACGGTGTTAACATTTATTCAAGCACCGAGCGGCGGTGCAACAACCAGGCGTTCTACGAGCGAATGAGTGGCACCAGCATGGCTGCCCCTTATGTTGCTGGTATCGCAGCACTGTATCGTTGCCGTGCGCCTGACTTGACGGCGCTCGAGGTGAAGGATTTGATTCTGGCCAACGCGGTCAAGCTCAAGCGCTCGGCAGTGCACCGAACGGGCAAGGGGCTGGCCGTCTATCGCTGA